The following coding sequences lie in one Gadus macrocephalus chromosome 1, ASM3116895v1 genomic window:
- the b4galt3 gene encoding beta-1,4-galactosyltransferase 3 encodes MACYGRSLDSPCTLALLVGFQFAFVLYFSLGGFRGLVSVLVHTTEPEFDYSRPHDVYTNLSHLGPPPPPPRNTGTGPPGTTPPLKECQLPSPLLVGPVSVHLSAPLSLEEIRRRNPLVSPGGHYSPPDCEPRHHTAIVVPYRNRQTHLRALLYHLHPFLQRQQIHYSIYIVQQWGNSTFNRAKLLNVGVREALRDEDWGCIFLHDVDLLPENDHNTYTCHKQFPTHLSVAMDKFRYRLPYPQYFGGVSAVTPDQYMKMNGFPNHYWGWGGEDDDIAARVRLSGMKIVRPPVAIGHYKMIKHKGDRGNEQNPRRFDLLKRTRLNWRSDGINSLTYDLLSRELEPLYTNLTVNIGEDPHLPLLKFPNQRRPGRPPAPKADTRKAAVPPPKSPDKPPDVGTLAANVTRPAEEETRDPAHSTAANQTTQAKPGVIK; translated from the exons ATGGCGTGCTACGGTCGTTCCCTGGACTCCCCTTGTACTCTGGCTCTGCTGGTGGGATTCCAGTTTGCCTTTGTCCTGTACTTTTCCCTGGGGGGCTTCCGAGGCCTGGTGTCTGTGTTGGTCCACACCACAGAGCCAGAGTTCGATTACTCCCGACCCCATGATGTGTACACTAACCTCAGCCACCTTGGGCCGCCGCCACCCCCTCCCCGCAACACAGGCACCGGACCCCCCGGAACGACACCTCCTCTGAAGGAGTGCCAGTTGCCCTCTCCACTGCTGG tgGGTCCCGTGTCGGTCCACCTGTCTGCCCCGTTGTCTCTTGAGGAGATCCGACGGAGGAACCCCCTGGTGTCCCCGGGGGGTCACTACAGCCCCCCGGACTGCGAGCCCCGCCACCACACGGCCATCGTGGTCCCGTACCGGAACCGGCAGACCCACCTGCGGGCCCTGCTGTACCACCTGCACCCCTTCCTGCAGAGGCAGCAGATCCACTACAGCATCTACATCGTGCAGCAG TGGGGGAACAGTACATTCAACCGCGCCAAGCTGCTGAACGTGGGGGTACGAGAGGCGCTGCGAGACGAGGACTGGGGCTGTATCTTCCTCCACGACGTGGACCTGTTGCCCGAGAACGACCACAACACCTACACCTGCCACAAGCAGTTCCCCACACACCTGTCTGTCGCCATGGACAAGTTCCGATACAG GTTACCGTATCCTCAGTACTTTGGTGGCGTGTCCGCAGTGACCCCAGACCAGTATATGAAGATGAACGGCTTCCCTAACCACTACTGgggctggggaggggaggacgACGACATCGCCGCTAG AGTGCGTCTGTCTGGCATGAAGATAGTGCGCCCCCCAGTGGCCATCGGCCACTACAAGATGATCAAGCATAAAGGAGACAGAGGCAACGAGCAGAACCCACGCAG ATTCGACCTGCTGAAGAGGACCAGGCTCAACTGGCGCTCGGACGGCATCAACTCGCTGACCTACGACCTCCTGTCCCGGGAGCTTGAGCCCCTCTACACCAACCTGACGGTCAACATCGGCGAGGACCCCCACCTGCCCCTGCTGAAGTTCCCCAATCAGCGGAGACCTGGCAGGCCCCCGGCGCCGAAAGCGGACACGAGGAAGGCCGCCGTGCCGCCGCCAAAATCGCCCGACAAACCGCCGGACGTCGGGACTCTAGCGGCGAATGTGACGCGGCCGGCGGAGGAAGAGACACGAGACCCCGCCCACTcaacagcagccaatcagacgaCACAGGCGAAGCCCGGTGTGATCAAATAG
- the bgnb gene encoding biglycan b produces the protein MMLSHYLPLLLLCLAGLPARSPALPFEQRTFLDFAMDNIDSDVVTAFMRDQEEGSGMEVPDRPTCPFGCRCQLRVVQCSDLGLTEVPEGIPLDTKFLDLQNNRITELKEHDFKGLTNLYALALVNNRISKVHPRTFSPLKHMQKLYFSRNHLTTIPQGLPQSLVELRIHDNNIKRVSAGTFSGLSRMNCIEMGSNPIQNSDFEPGAFKGLKLNYLRISEAKLTGVPKDLPDSLQELHLDNNQIQAVELEDLKRYKELYRLGLAYNRIRNIEDGSLAFLPKLTELHLEYNRLNRVPQGLQNMKYLQMVYLHVNNITNVGVDDFCPRGSGMKRTFYNGISLFNNPVNYWEVQPATFRCVTSQQAIRFGNYKKK, from the exons ATGATGCTGAGCCACTACctccccctgctgctgctgtgtctgGCCGGGCTGCCCGCCAGGTCTCCGGCCCTGCCCTTCGAGCAGAGGACCTTCCTGGACTTTGCCATGGACAACATAGACAGCGACGTGGTCACCGCCTTCATGCGTGACCAGGAGGAGGGCTCGGGAATGGAGGTGCCCGACAGGCCCACCTGCCCCTTCGGCTGCCGCTGCCAACTCCGGGTGGTCCAGTGCTCGGAcctgg GTCTGACCGAGGTCCCAGAAGGTATCCCCTTGGACACCAAGTTCCTCGACCTGCAGAACAACCGCATTACTGAGCTCAAGGAGCATGACTTCAAGGGCCTCACTAACCTATAT GCCCTGGCTCTGGTCAACAACAGGATCTCCAAGGTCCACCCCAGGACCTTCTCCCCACTGAAGCACATGCAGAAGCTGTACTTCTCCAGGAACCACCTGACCACCATCCCTCAGGGCCTGCCTCAGTCCCTGGTGGAGCTGAGGATACACGACAACAACATCAAGAGGGTGTCCGCTGGGACCTTCAGTGGTCTCTCCAGAATGAACTGCATAG AGATGGGGTCGAATCCAATCCAGAACAGCGACTTCGAGCCCGGAGCCTTCAAGGGACTGAAACTGAACTACTTGCGCATATCTGAAGCCAAACTCACCGGCGTGCCCAAAG ACCTGCCCGACAGTCTGCAAGAGCTCCATCTAGACAACAACCAGATCCAGGCAGTGGAGTTGGAGGACCTGAAACGCTACAAAGAGCTGTACAG GTTGGGCCTGGCCTACAACCGTATCCGTAACATCGAGGACGGCAGCCTGGCCTTCCTACCCAAGCTGACTGAGCTGCATCTGGAGTACAACCGCCTCAACCGCGTCCCCCAAGGCCTCCAGAATATGAAATACCTCCAG ATGGTTTACCTCCATGTCAACAACATCACAAACGTGGGAGTGGACGACTTCTGCCCCAGGGGCTCTGGGATGAAGAGGACATTCTATAACGGCATTAGCCTGTTCAACAACCCCGTGAACTACTGGGAGGTGCAGCCTGCCACCTTCCGCTGCGTCACCAGTCAGCAGGCCATTCGCTTTGGCAACTACAAgaagaagtag